One region of Gymnogyps californianus isolate 813 chromosome 28, ASM1813914v2, whole genome shotgun sequence genomic DNA includes:
- the TMEM106A gene encoding transmembrane protein 106A — MGGKLSLFWKTPGQKESEGKLILPRQLDAEDEITNYASINDSATACVGTARRSYVNCPTCQGTGRIPGEQEKQLVALIPYGDQRLKPRRTKLYVCLAVTICLLTTSLSIFFLFPRSITVLPAGLNASSIGFNATTTSIYLNMTNVLNITNNNFYLVAVVQLDVEVLHQSLVVGKTTVKTQLNMSPLQSGQIYYTVASRILDDNTYNICTWTKVRVHNVLLHIQGTLTCTYLCHSEELAFEDYQYVDCRGNATLPHPLYHCPP; from the exons ATGGGTGGAAAACTTTCACTGTTCTGGAAAACACCTGGCCAAAAGGAGAGTGAAGGCAAACTGATCTTACCCAGGCAACTGGATGCTGAAGATGAAATCACCAATTATGCTAGTATCAATGACTCTGCTACAGCCTGCGTGGGCACTGCACGTCGAAGCTATGTCAACTGTCCAACATGTCAGGGAACAGGAAGGATCCCTGGGG AGCAAGAGAAGCAGCTGGTGGCTCTGATTCCATATGGTGACCAGAGGCTGAAGCCTAGACGAAC GAAACTCTATGTATGTCTTGCTGTGACAATCTGCCTGCTGACAACATctctcagtattttcttcctgtttcctcGCTCCATtactgtgctgcctgcagggctgaATGCCTCCTCCATTGGCTTTAATGCCACCACCACCAGTATATACCTCAACATGACG AACGTGCTGAACATAACTAATAACAACTTCTACCTGGTCGCTGTTGTGCAGCTAGACGTAGAGGTTTTGCACCAGTCCCTAGTAGTAGGGAAGACCACCGTGAAAAcccagctgaatatgagcccTTTGCAGAGCGGCCAG ATCTATTATACGGTGGCCAGTAGGATATTGGACGACAACACCTA TAACATTTGCACCTGGACAAAAGTCAGAGTTCACAATGTTCTGCTGCATATACA GGGTACCCTGACCTGCACATACCTATGTCATTCAGAGGAACTGGCTTTTGAAGACTACCAGTATGTGGACTGCCGGGGGAATGCCACGCTACCTCACCCATTGTACCACTGCCCACCATGA